Proteins found in one Ptychodera flava strain L36383 chromosome 16, AS_Pfla_20210202, whole genome shotgun sequence genomic segment:
- the LOC139114333 gene encoding steryl-sulfatase-like, whose amino-acid sequence MKLAGRTTALFLLTVLVRANDEVSTTKKPNFLIFLVDDLGMGDVGCFGNDTIRTPNIDRIASEGVKLTHNMVPAPTCTPSRAAFLTGRYPIRAGLASKIVTTMFGCNACTGGMPPYEVTFAEVLKEVGYETAYLGKWHLGIHSSYQDYAYLPNNQGFDYYYGMPLTNMNECADPPNGRSSVMHMMRMSNAIYYLATLTVVLYSFVFVSKWFNIVGFCGSLIMFVSVTLFSYLLLKYPESSQRFLCILMKNHEVVEQPIRLENMTVRFTNQATSFIRENKDKPFLLMMAYVKVHTALFTSKQFAGVSRHGQYGDNVEEMDWSVGKILDALDQNGLKDNTFVYFTSDHGGHIEEVSVEKGREGEREGGWNGIYKGGKSQVWKGGVRVPTVARYPPSIPSNTVISVPTSTMDILPTIAKIAGAKVPDDRIIDGREMIGLLFGKDMVVHDFLFIYCGPWIHGVTFRPDKDGIVYKIIFTTPKWTPGTQGCFHTLLCQCSGSFVNHHDPPLVFDLTNDPGEHRPLQFTEETKALVEKAREARDRHENTVEPVIDQFSLFRSVLFRPWLQPCCNFPYCSCQEDDAHA is encoded by the exons ATGAAACTTGCTGGCCGTACTACCGCCCTCTTCTTACTCACAGTATTAGTACGGGCGAATGATGAAGTCAGTACAACTAAAAAACCAAACTTCCTGATATTCTTGGTCGATGATCTCGGTATGGGCGATGTGGGTTGCTTTGGCAACGACACAATCAGAACTCCGAACATCGACCGAATAGCATCGGAAGGAGTGAAGCTGACCCACAACATGGTACCCGCACCTACTTGTACCCCTAGCCGAGCAGCTTTTCTCACTGGCAGATATCCAATTAGGGCAG GTCTTGCATCGAAGATCGTCACCACAATGTTTGGTTGTAACGCCTGTACTGGTGGTATGCCGCCATACGAAGTAACTTTCGCCGAGGTCTTGAAGGAAGTCGGATACGAAACTGCCTACCTAG GTAAGTGGCACCTTGGGATACACAGCAGTTATCAAGACTACGCCTATCTTCCGAATAACCAGGGCTTCGACTATTACTATGGCATGCCTTTAACCAACATGAACGAATGTGCCGACCCTCCCAATGGACGCAGTAGCGTAATGCACATGATGAGAATGAGCAACGCAATATACTACTTGGCCACGTTAACGGTCGTGCTGTATTCATTCGTATTCGTCTCTAAATGGTTCAACATTGTGGGATTTTGCGGTTCTCTGATCATGTTTGTATCAGTCACCCTTTTCTCTTATCTCCTGCTCAAGTACCCTGAATCTAGCCAGCGATTTCTTTGCATCCTCATGAAAAACCACGAGGTCGTTGAACAGCCGATACGTCTGGAAAACATGACGGTGCGCTTTACCAACCAAGCCACCTCCTTCATCCGAGAGAACAAAGACAAACCATTCCTCCTCATGATGGCCTACGTGAAGGTTCACACGGCTCTCTTCACAAGCAAGCAGTTTGCCGGCGTCAGCAGACACGGCCAGTACGGGGACAACGTGGAAGAAATGGATTGGAGTGTGGGTAAAATTTTGGATGCATTGGATCAAAATGGCTTAAAGGATAACACCTTTGTATACTTTACGTCTGATCATGGTGGACACATCGAAGAAGTTTCTGTAGAGAAAGGGCGGGAAGGAGAACGGGAGGGTGGCTGGAACGGAATATATAAAG GAGGCAAATCTCAAGTGTGGAAAGGCGGTGTCCGAGTTCCAACCGTCGCTAGATATCCGCCATCAATCCCAAGCAATACGGTGATATCGGTACCAACGAGCACGATGGATATTCTGCCCACCATTGCAAAGATTGCCGGCGCCAAAGTACCAGACGATAGAATCATCGATGGGCGCGAAATGATAGGGCTGTTGTTCGGGAAGGATATGGTGGTGCATGACTTCCTCTTCATTTACTGTGGACCTTGGATTCATGGCGTCACCTTTCGTCCTGATAAAG ACGGTATTGTATACAAGATCATATTTACTACGCCGAAATGGACACCAGGAACGCAGGGCTGTTTCCACACATTGTTATGTCAATGTAGTGGTAGCTTCGTCAACCACCACGACCCACCTTTGGTATTTGATCTCACCAACGACCCTGGTGAACATCGCCCTCTACAATTCACCGAAGAAACAAAAGCACTGGTAGAGAAGGCTAGAGAGGCACGAGATAGACACGAGAATACTGTAGAGCCTGTGATCGATCAGTTTTCTCTCTTCAGGTCTGTGCTGTTCAGGCCGTGGTTGCAGCCATGTTGTAATTTCCCGTATTGCTCTTGTCAGGAGGACGATGCGCATGCGTGA